One window of the Leucobacter komagatae genome contains the following:
- a CDS encoding sugar kinase produces the protein MTAPLLVTVGECLGLVSGVGAGGLAYGTQAEISFGGAEGNVAICASRLGARVAWVGRVGADPFGERIERTLRGEGVDVHATRDPKRFTAMMLKERTGEGATRVSYLRDGAAGSGITPADLPSGLIAGASVLHITGISAGLSSSSRDTVFAAVAAARAAGVTVSFDVNHRSKLWAAEDAAATYQELAAAADIVFAGEDEAEILVGPGAAPELALRLAALGPREVVVKRGERGAYALVAGVAHDEPAVNVRAIDTVGAGDAFVGAYLAEHLRGGSLPERMGVAAASGALACLRTGDWEAMPTRAQLRALRAGGDPVER, from the coding sequence TTGACCGCCCCGTTGCTCGTCACGGTTGGTGAGTGCCTCGGCCTTGTCAGCGGTGTTGGTGCGGGCGGTCTCGCCTATGGCACGCAGGCGGAGATTAGTTTTGGTGGTGCCGAGGGGAACGTAGCGATCTGTGCCAGCAGGCTTGGCGCGCGAGTGGCCTGGGTCGGCAGGGTTGGAGCGGACCCGTTTGGCGAGCGCATCGAACGTACACTTCGCGGCGAGGGCGTCGACGTGCACGCGACACGCGACCCGAAGCGCTTTACCGCGATGATGCTGAAGGAGCGGACGGGGGAAGGTGCGACACGTGTGAGCTACCTCCGCGACGGCGCTGCTGGAAGTGGCATCACGCCGGCTGACCTGCCGAGCGGGCTTATTGCGGGGGCGAGCGTGCTGCACATCACAGGAATCTCTGCGGGGCTGAGTAGTAGTTCGCGCGACACCGTCTTTGCGGCCGTCGCCGCAGCCCGGGCGGCTGGCGTGACAGTGTCATTCGACGTGAACCACCGCAGCAAGCTCTGGGCCGCGGAGGACGCGGCCGCGACCTATCAAGAGCTCGCGGCCGCTGCTGACATCGTGTTCGCCGGAGAAGACGAGGCCGAAATTCTTGTCGGTCCCGGGGCAGCGCCCGAGCTGGCACTTCGACTCGCCGCGCTTGGCCCGCGGGAAGTCGTGGTGAAGCGCGGTGAGCGGGGGGCCTACGCGCTTGTAGCGGGCGTGGCGCACGACGAACCAGCTGTCAACGTGCGCGCAATCGATACTGTCGGCGCTGGCGACGCGTTTGTTGGCGCGTACCTCGCGGAGCACCTGCGTGGCGGCTCCCTCCCCGAGCGCATGGGAGTGGCGGCCGCGAGTGGCGCGCTTGCGTGCCTGAGAACTGGCGACTGGGAAGCGATGCCAACTCGAGCACAACTCCGAGCGCTCCGCGCCGGCGGCGATCCAGTCGAACGTTAG
- a CDS encoding fumarylacetoacetate hydrolase family protein, whose translation MDTQELAPGPLPADAATATLVGRIWDPEVRAARVVAVAGDYLVDLSGSVDSVSSLVERDDSVEVVRAGVENGAAQRWPLEDVLAGSTDTAGANDLRLLAPIDLQVVKACGVTFVDSMVERLIEERCAGNPKLAAEMRERVTEAIGGSLADLRPGSAAAAEVKQLLVEQGLWSAYLEVGIGPDPEVFSKAPVLASVGYGAGVGVPDFSSWNNPEPELVLVVDSRGAIRGATLGNDVNLRDVEGRSALLLGKAKDNNASSAIGPFVRLFDAGFNLESVREEEISLRVDGPEGYVMTGVNSVGRISRPFEELVAATHGVHHQYPDGFVLYTGTLFAPTADRGAPGLGFTHSYGDTVKISSPHLGTLLNTVRRMEDLEPWEYGISEHIAGQRRIDRSRAR comes from the coding sequence ATGGATACACAAGAACTGGCACCCGGGCCGCTGCCCGCTGACGCCGCGACCGCCACGCTTGTCGGGCGTATTTGGGACCCGGAGGTGCGGGCGGCTCGCGTCGTCGCAGTCGCCGGTGACTACCTCGTCGATCTCAGCGGAAGCGTCGACTCGGTGTCGTCGCTGGTCGAGCGAGATGACTCAGTTGAGGTCGTTCGCGCGGGAGTGGAGAACGGTGCCGCGCAGCGTTGGCCGCTCGAGGACGTGCTCGCAGGCAGTACCGATACTGCCGGCGCAAACGACCTCCGATTGCTCGCGCCGATCGACCTACAGGTTGTGAAGGCCTGCGGGGTGACCTTCGTTGACTCGATGGTCGAGCGACTCATTGAGGAGCGTTGCGCGGGCAACCCTAAGCTTGCGGCTGAGATGCGCGAGCGGGTCACTGAGGCGATCGGTGGGAGCCTCGCCGATCTGCGGCCGGGTTCAGCTGCAGCGGCCGAGGTAAAGCAACTGCTTGTCGAACAGGGGCTCTGGTCTGCCTACCTTGAAGTAGGCATTGGGCCCGACCCAGAGGTGTTCTCGAAGGCACCCGTTCTTGCCTCCGTTGGCTACGGTGCGGGAGTGGGCGTGCCCGACTTCTCGTCTTGGAACAACCCTGAGCCAGAGCTGGTGCTCGTGGTCGACTCGCGCGGAGCGATCCGTGGCGCGACGCTCGGCAACGATGTCAACCTCCGAGACGTCGAGGGCCGAAGCGCACTGCTGCTCGGAAAGGCCAAGGACAACAACGCCTCGAGCGCCATCGGGCCGTTTGTGCGGCTCTTCGACGCAGGCTTCAACCTCGAGTCGGTGAGGGAAGAGGAGATCTCTCTGCGCGTTGACGGCCCCGAGGGGTACGTCATGACTGGGGTGAACTCCGTGGGCCGCATCAGCCGCCCGTTCGAGGAACTGGTCGCGGCTACACACGGTGTGCACCATCAGTACCCCGATGGGTTCGTGCTCTACACGGGAACACTGTTCGCGCCGACCGCGGATCGTGGTGCGCCCGGCCTCGGGTTTACCCACAGCTACGGCGACACTGTGAAAATCTCGAGCCCGCATCTTGGCACGCTGCTCAACACCGTGCGCCGGATGGAGGACCTTGAACCCTGGGAGTACGGGATCAGTGAACATATCGCGGGTCAGCGCCGAATCGACCGGAGCCGGGCCCGCTAG
- a CDS encoding CE1759 family FMN reductase yields the protein MADIKQLVVINAGTSDPSTTRLLADRATTKTLAEAKRRGIEMEARVIDLRPLAGDITAALTTQLVSAELERASGILRDADAIIAATPVYKAAASGLFTSFFQVLDNDLLIGTPVLLAATAGSPRHSLVVDDQLRGFFSYLRTVTAPTSLVSSPEDWNSSEFGKRVDRAATELMALVAGGFRESARGEGWEAYQHSYGSAGGTELGINLDSDLMRLAAGGR from the coding sequence ATGGCAGACATCAAGCAGCTCGTCGTCATCAACGCGGGCACCAGCGATCCTTCAACGACCAGGCTCCTCGCCGACCGGGCGACCACGAAGACGCTCGCCGAAGCCAAGCGTCGCGGCATCGAGATGGAGGCGCGCGTCATCGACCTCCGCCCGCTCGCGGGTGACATCACGGCAGCCCTCACCACGCAGCTTGTCTCGGCTGAGCTTGAGCGGGCGTCAGGCATTCTGCGCGACGCCGACGCGATCATCGCCGCGACCCCCGTGTACAAGGCGGCCGCGAGTGGGCTGTTTACCTCGTTCTTCCAGGTACTCGACAACGATCTACTCATCGGCACGCCGGTGCTGCTGGCCGCGACCGCCGGCAGCCCGCGGCACTCGCTCGTCGTCGACGATCAGCTGCGCGGCTTCTTCTCGTACCTGCGCACCGTCACAGCGCCCACCTCGCTCGTCAGCTCCCCCGAGGATTGGAACAGCAGCGAGTTCGGAAAGCGCGTTGACCGCGCAGCGACCGAGCTTATGGCGCTCGTCGCGGGTGGCTTCCGCGAGAGCGCACGCGGTGAGGGCTGGGAGGCTTACCAGCACTCGTATGGCAGCGCGGGTGGAACCGAGCTTGGCATCAACCTCGACTCCGACCTCATGCGCCTGGCCGCGGGCGGGCGCTAG
- a CDS encoding MarR family winged helix-turn-helix transcriptional regulator, whose product MSSHRTDIRLANEAWESLMTAHARLSSDFSARPIWGEASMREYDVLYTLVKRGEAMRLCDLQEEVLLSQPALSRMVDRLATRGLVLRMPDPEDGRAKLIEISEEGARVQREVGRAHGRDIGQAMRALSPEELRELQRLTEKLVAARSA is encoded by the coding sequence GTGAGCAGTCACAGAACCGATATCAGGCTCGCCAACGAGGCCTGGGAGTCACTGATGACCGCGCACGCGCGCCTCTCGAGCGACTTCAGTGCCAGACCAATCTGGGGCGAGGCGAGCATGCGCGAGTACGACGTGCTCTACACGCTCGTGAAGCGCGGCGAGGCGATGCGCCTTTGTGACCTGCAAGAGGAGGTGCTGCTCAGTCAGCCCGCTCTGTCACGGATGGTGGATCGCCTCGCCACCCGCGGCCTCGTACTTCGCATGCCAGACCCCGAGGATGGCCGCGCGAAGCTCATCGAGATCAGTGAGGAGGGCGCGCGAGTGCAGCGTGAGGTTGGGCGCGCACACGGGCGCGACATTGGCCAGGCCATGCGCGCCCTCTCCCCAGAGGAGCTCCGTGAGCTTCAGCGCCTCACCGAGAAGCTCGTCGCCGCCCGGTCGGCGTAA